The following are from one region of the Endozoicomonas sp. 4G genome:
- a CDS encoding type II toxin-antitoxin system RelE/ParE family toxin translates to MITIKETETYRKWERKLKNARAKAIIAARVFRLANGLPGDVAPVGQGISELRVHYGPGYRVYFRQQGNEIILLLCGGDKSTQSKDIELAKQLAQEWRKSDD, encoded by the coding sequence ATGATCACCATTAAAGAAACTGAGACCTACCGTAAGTGGGAGCGAAAGCTGAAGAATGCCCGGGCAAAAGCCATAATAGCGGCCCGAGTATTTCGCTTGGCTAATGGCCTTCCTGGTGATGTTGCTCCGGTTGGCCAAGGGATCAGCGAACTTAGGGTTCATTACGGACCTGGATACCGGGTGTACTTTCGCCAACAAGGGAACGAAATCATTCTTTTGTTGTGTGGAGGGGACAAGAGTACTCAGAGCAAAGATATAGAGCTTGCTAAACAGCTGGCACAAGAATGGAGGAAAAGTGATGACTGA
- a CDS encoding helix-turn-helix domain-containing protein, protein MLQGIRLKANPTDQQKLVLSQWMGCARLSLSEHTPTVLYPGLPMLKPSVRLLVLSLTFDLFMNDNKMLTQWLGEIL, encoded by the coding sequence ATGCTTCAAGGTATCCGACTCAAAGCCAATCCAACAGATCAGCAAAAGTTGGTTCTGTCTCAATGGATGGGTTGCGCCCGGTTGTCATTGTCGGAGCATACGCCCACGGTCTTATATCCGGGTTTACCTATGCTCAAACCTTCGGTCAGGCTCCTAGTATTGAGTCTCACTTTCGACCTCTTTATGAACGACAACAAGATGCTGACCCAATGGCTGGGAGAAATACTTTAA
- the tnpA gene encoding IS200/IS605 family transposase, with the protein MYEWRSGRSCVFRNNVHLVFVTKYRRNVFTKEMIDRLREIFSETCLQMDCELMEFDGEHDHIHAMITVHPKLAISNLAGKLKGKSSYILKREYSERIKPMLWGKHFWSPSYCCVSVGGASMETVKKYIESQRTPPSEKSVKTSKRLSQQG; encoded by the coding sequence ATGTACGAATGGAGATCGGGTAGATCATGTGTATTTAGGAATAACGTACATCTAGTATTTGTGACCAAATACCGTAGAAACGTGTTCACCAAAGAAATGATCGACCGGCTACGTGAAATATTTTCAGAGACCTGTCTTCAGATGGATTGTGAGCTAATGGAATTTGACGGGGAGCACGATCATATTCACGCAATGATTACGGTGCATCCAAAACTGGCAATCTCTAACTTGGCAGGCAAGCTAAAGGGAAAGTCGTCCTATATTTTAAAGCGTGAATACTCGGAGCGCATAAAGCCGATGTTATGGGGGAAGCACTTCTGGAGCCCGAGTTATTGCTGTGTATCAGTAGGTGGTGCCAGTATGGAGACAGTGAAAAAATATATTGAAAGCCAGAGAACACCGCCTTCAGAAAAGTCTGTTAAAACTTCTAAGCGATTGTCACAGCAAGGCTAA
- a CDS encoding addiction module antidote protein gives MTEPVYTYDPAAALDSPEAREVFIADAFETGDASYIAKALGVVARAEGMSNIARQTGLSREQLYRSFSEDGNPTLKTILNVMKALGFTITATKNLT, from the coding sequence ATGACTGAACCCGTATACACTTATGACCCCGCTGCGGCACTGGACAGCCCGGAAGCCCGGGAGGTGTTTATTGCTGATGCTTTTGAGACTGGCGACGCTTCTTATATTGCTAAGGCGCTGGGAGTTGTTGCCCGGGCTGAGGGGATGAGCAATATTGCCAGACAAACCGGACTTTCCCGAGAGCAACTGTATCGCTCATTCAGCGAAGATGGAAACCCAACACTGAAGACCATCTTGAATGTCATGAAGGCCTTGGGCTTTACCATCACCGCTACTAAAAATCTAACATAA